One window of the Pseudomonas lurida genome contains the following:
- the mazG gene encoding nucleoside triphosphate pyrophosphohydrolase — translation MYSLEDLLHLMNRLRDPQYGCPWDLKQTYATIVPHTLEEAYEVADAIERGDFDHLQGELGDLLFQVVYYSQLAREEGRFEFVGVVDSITRKLIRRHPHVFPTGDLYAPLDVPQLSEEQVKERWEQIKAEERAEKSDAPEQLSLLDDVPTALPSLSRAAKLQKRAGQVGFDWPCALPVVDNVREELDEVLEAMADNDPVAIADEVGDLLFAAVNLARHLKVDPESALRGANAKFERRFRFIEQALRDTHQSIEDCTLETMDALWGEAKRQEKNVSSCG, via the coding sequence ATGTATTCACTTGAAGACCTGCTGCACCTGATGAACCGCCTGCGGGACCCACAATACGGGTGTCCGTGGGACCTCAAGCAAACCTATGCCACCATCGTCCCGCACACCCTGGAAGAAGCCTATGAAGTCGCCGACGCCATCGAGCGCGGCGACTTCGATCACCTGCAAGGCGAGTTGGGCGACCTGCTATTCCAGGTGGTGTATTACAGCCAGTTGGCGCGAGAAGAAGGGCGCTTCGAATTTGTCGGGGTGGTCGACAGCATTACCCGCAAGCTGATCCGTCGCCATCCCCATGTATTCCCTACCGGCGACCTGTATGCACCATTGGATGTCCCGCAACTGAGCGAAGAGCAGGTCAAGGAGCGCTGGGAGCAGATCAAGGCCGAGGAGCGCGCGGAGAAGTCCGACGCCCCCGAGCAGCTTTCCCTGCTGGATGATGTGCCCACCGCCTTGCCGTCCCTGTCCCGTGCCGCCAAATTGCAGAAGCGCGCCGGCCAGGTCGGCTTCGATTGGCCCTGCGCCTTACCGGTGGTGGACAACGTGCGCGAAGAGCTGGATGAAGTGCTCGAAGCCATGGCTGACAACGACCCGGTGGCGATTGCCGATGAGGTTGGCGACCTGCTGTTCGCAGCGGTCAACCTGGCGCGTCACCTCAAGGTCGACCCGGAATCCGCGCTGCGTGGCGCCAATGCCAAGTTCGAACGACGTTTTCGATTTATCGAACAAGCATTGCGCGACACGCACCAATCCATAGAAGATTGCACCCTCGAAACGATGGACGCCCTGTGGGGCGAAGCCAAACGTCAGGAAAAGAATGTGTCCAGCTGCGGTTGA